A region from the Falco cherrug isolate bFalChe1 chromosome 17, bFalChe1.pri, whole genome shotgun sequence genome encodes:
- the ST3GAL4 gene encoding CMP-N-acetylneuraminate-beta-galactosamide-alpha-2,3-sialyltransferase 4 isoform X9, producing the protein MPLLLIKMLNKSRGKILGVLALFLVMVWYSIYREDSFYFPVQENKTTCPLGEVEKKASQLIGNYTRDHPLFLQLKDYFWVKTPSLYELPYGTKGSEDVLLRLLSITHYSLPESIQSLKCRRCAVVGNGHRLRNSSMGETINTYDVVIRLNNAPVHGYEQDVGSKTTMRLFYPESAHFNPKTENNPDTLLVLVPFKPMDFQWMEAILNDKKRVRKGFWKQPPLIWDANPEQVRILNPYYMEVTAAKLLNLPMKQPRKVKQKPTTGLLAITLALHFCDLVHIAGFGYPDSANKKQTIHYYEQITLKSMAASEHNVSHEAVAIKRMLELGLVKNLTYF; encoded by the exons ATGCCTCTCCTGCTGATAAAAATGCTCAACAAGTCTC GAGGGAAGATACTCGGGGTGCTGGCGCTGTTTCTGGTGATGGTTTGGTACTCGATCTACCGGGAAGACAG cttttatttccccgtgcaagaaaacaaaacgaCTTGTCCCCTCGGGGAGGTGGAAAAGAAAGCGTCGCAGCTCATTGGGAA CTACACGAGGGACCACCCGCTCTTCTTGCAGCTGAAGGATTACTTCTGGGTGAAGACGCCGTCGCTCTACGAGCTGCCCTACGGCACAAAGGGGAGCG AAGACGTCCTCCTGCGCTTGCTGTCTATCACCCACTACTCCCTGCCCGAGAGCATCCAGAG CCTGAAGTGCCGGAGGTGCGCGGTGGTGGGCAACGGCCACCGGCTCCGCAACAGCTCCATGGGGGAGACCATCAACACGTACGATGTTGTGATCAG GTTGAACAACGCCCCGGTCCACGGTTATGAGCAGGACGTGGGTTCCAAGACCACCATGCGCCTCTTCTACCCGGAGTCGGCCCACTTCAACCCCAAGACGGAGAACAACCCCGACAccttgctggtgctggtgccctTCAAGCCCATGGACTTCCAGTGGATGGAGGCCATCCTCAACGACAAGAAGAGG GTTCGGAAAGGGTTTTGGAAGCAGCCCCCATTGATCTGGGATGCTAACCCGGAGCAAGTGCGCATCCTCAACCCTTACTACATGGAAGTAACTGCTGCTAAACTGCTCAACCTCCCCATGAAGCAACCACGGAAGGTCAAACAG AAGCCCACAACGGGGTTGCTGGCCATCACCTTGGCGCTGCACTTCTGTGACCTGGTGCACATCGCGGGCTTTGGCTACCCCGACTCGGCCAACAAGAAGCAGACCATTCACTACTACGAACAGATCACGCTCAAGTCCATGGCG GCGTCGGAGCACAACGTCTCACACGAGGCAGTGGCCATCAAGCGGATGCTGGAGCTGGGTCTCGTCAAGAACCTCACCTACTTCTGA
- the ST3GAL4 gene encoding CMP-N-acetylneuraminate-beta-galactosamide-alpha-2,3-sialyltransferase 4 isoform X3: MLRVVLGWHGLRLLSRMCFAVCPRPPSCSASITGRRCSRLVRLRRATDRCRTGTSEPLGRGREDGLADPAELLPALPGPRGQTEQEVLEEEKSRPVFPAGICVTSGSRDESSGPRLMPLLLIKMLNKSRGKILGVLALFLVMVWYSIYREDRYTQLFYFPVQENKTTCPLGEVEKKASQLIGNYTRDHPLFLQLKDYFWVKTPSLYELPYGTKGSEDVLLRLLSITHYSLPESIQSLKCRRCAVVGNGHRLRNSSMGETINTYDVVIRLNNAPVHGYEQDVGSKTTMRLFYPESAHFNPKTENNPDTLLVLVPFKPMDFQWMEAILNDKKRVRKGFWKQPPLIWDANPEQVRILNPYYMEVTAAKLLNLPMKQPRKVKQKPTTGLLAITLALHFCDLVHIAGFGYPDSANKKQTIHYYEQITLKSMAASEHNVSHEAVAIKRMLELGLVKNLTYF; the protein is encoded by the exons ATGCTCAGGGTGGTTttgggctggcacgggctgcggcTCCTCTCCAGGATGTGTTTCGCTGTATGCCCGAGGCCACCAAGCTGCAGCGCCAGCATCACCGGCAGACGCTGCTCCCGGCTGGTCCGGCTCCGCCGTGCCACAGATCGGTGCAGGACGGGGACCAGTGAGCCGCTGGGAAG GGGAAGAGAGGACGGCCTCGCGGATCCCGCcgagctcctgcctgctctgcctggacCGAGAGGACAGACC GAGCAGGAggttttggaggaagaaaaaagtcgTCCCGTTTTCCCGGCCGGCATTTGT GTGACCAGCGGCAGCCGCGATGAGAGCTCCGGCCCTCGCCTGATGCCTCTCCTGCTGATAAAAATGCTCAACAAGTCTC GAGGGAAGATACTCGGGGTGCTGGCGCTGTTTCTGGTGATGGTTTGGTACTCGATCTACCGGGAAGACAGGTACACACAGCT cttttatttccccgtgcaagaaaacaaaacgaCTTGTCCCCTCGGGGAGGTGGAAAAGAAAGCGTCGCAGCTCATTGGGAA CTACACGAGGGACCACCCGCTCTTCTTGCAGCTGAAGGATTACTTCTGGGTGAAGACGCCGTCGCTCTACGAGCTGCCCTACGGCACAAAGGGGAGCG AAGACGTCCTCCTGCGCTTGCTGTCTATCACCCACTACTCCCTGCCCGAGAGCATCCAGAG CCTGAAGTGCCGGAGGTGCGCGGTGGTGGGCAACGGCCACCGGCTCCGCAACAGCTCCATGGGGGAGACCATCAACACGTACGATGTTGTGATCAG GTTGAACAACGCCCCGGTCCACGGTTATGAGCAGGACGTGGGTTCCAAGACCACCATGCGCCTCTTCTACCCGGAGTCGGCCCACTTCAACCCCAAGACGGAGAACAACCCCGACAccttgctggtgctggtgccctTCAAGCCCATGGACTTCCAGTGGATGGAGGCCATCCTCAACGACAAGAAGAGG GTTCGGAAAGGGTTTTGGAAGCAGCCCCCATTGATCTGGGATGCTAACCCGGAGCAAGTGCGCATCCTCAACCCTTACTACATGGAAGTAACTGCTGCTAAACTGCTCAACCTCCCCATGAAGCAACCACGGAAGGTCAAACAG AAGCCCACAACGGGGTTGCTGGCCATCACCTTGGCGCTGCACTTCTGTGACCTGGTGCACATCGCGGGCTTTGGCTACCCCGACTCGGCCAACAAGAAGCAGACCATTCACTACTACGAACAGATCACGCTCAAGTCCATGGCG GCGTCGGAGCACAACGTCTCACACGAGGCAGTGGCCATCAAGCGGATGCTGGAGCTGGGTCTCGTCAAGAACCTCACCTACTTCTGA
- the ST3GAL4 gene encoding CMP-N-acetylneuraminate-beta-galactosamide-alpha-2,3-sialyltransferase 4 isoform X8 codes for MPLLLIKMLNKSRGKILGVLALFLVMVWYSIYREDRYTQLFYFPVQENKTTCPLGEVEKKASQLIGNYTRDHPLFLQLKDYFWVKTPSLYELPYGTKGSEDVLLRLLSITHYSLPESIQSLKCRRCAVVGNGHRLRNSSMGETINTYDVVIRLNNAPVHGYEQDVGSKTTMRLFYPESAHFNPKTENNPDTLLVLVPFKPMDFQWMEAILNDKKRVRKGFWKQPPLIWDANPEQVRILNPYYMEVTAAKLLNLPMKQPRKVKQKPTTGLLAITLALHFCDLVHIAGFGYPDSANKKQTIHYYEQITLKSMAASEHNVSHEAVAIKRMLELGLVKNLTYF; via the exons ATGCCTCTCCTGCTGATAAAAATGCTCAACAAGTCTC GAGGGAAGATACTCGGGGTGCTGGCGCTGTTTCTGGTGATGGTTTGGTACTCGATCTACCGGGAAGACAGGTACACACAGCT cttttatttccccgtgcaagaaaacaaaacgaCTTGTCCCCTCGGGGAGGTGGAAAAGAAAGCGTCGCAGCTCATTGGGAA CTACACGAGGGACCACCCGCTCTTCTTGCAGCTGAAGGATTACTTCTGGGTGAAGACGCCGTCGCTCTACGAGCTGCCCTACGGCACAAAGGGGAGCG AAGACGTCCTCCTGCGCTTGCTGTCTATCACCCACTACTCCCTGCCCGAGAGCATCCAGAG CCTGAAGTGCCGGAGGTGCGCGGTGGTGGGCAACGGCCACCGGCTCCGCAACAGCTCCATGGGGGAGACCATCAACACGTACGATGTTGTGATCAG GTTGAACAACGCCCCGGTCCACGGTTATGAGCAGGACGTGGGTTCCAAGACCACCATGCGCCTCTTCTACCCGGAGTCGGCCCACTTCAACCCCAAGACGGAGAACAACCCCGACAccttgctggtgctggtgccctTCAAGCCCATGGACTTCCAGTGGATGGAGGCCATCCTCAACGACAAGAAGAGG GTTCGGAAAGGGTTTTGGAAGCAGCCCCCATTGATCTGGGATGCTAACCCGGAGCAAGTGCGCATCCTCAACCCTTACTACATGGAAGTAACTGCTGCTAAACTGCTCAACCTCCCCATGAAGCAACCACGGAAGGTCAAACAG AAGCCCACAACGGGGTTGCTGGCCATCACCTTGGCGCTGCACTTCTGTGACCTGGTGCACATCGCGGGCTTTGGCTACCCCGACTCGGCCAACAAGAAGCAGACCATTCACTACTACGAACAGATCACGCTCAAGTCCATGGCG GCGTCGGAGCACAACGTCTCACACGAGGCAGTGGCCATCAAGCGGATGCTGGAGCTGGGTCTCGTCAAGAACCTCACCTACTTCTGA
- the ST3GAL4 gene encoding CMP-N-acetylneuraminate-beta-galactosamide-alpha-2,3-sialyltransferase 4 isoform X2, with protein sequence MLRVVLGWHGLRLLSRMCFAVCPRPPSCSASITGRRCSRLVRLRRATDRCRTGTSEPLGRGREDGLADPAELLPALPGPRGQTEQEVLEEEKSRPVFPAGICVSIKLVASPFPGAGMVELKALEVPQVTSGSRDESSGPRLMPLLLIKMLNKSRGKILGVLALFLVMVWYSIYREDSFYFPVQENKTTCPLGEVEKKASQLIGNYTRDHPLFLQLKDYFWVKTPSLYELPYGTKGSEDVLLRLLSITHYSLPESIQSLKCRRCAVVGNGHRLRNSSMGETINTYDVVIRLNNAPVHGYEQDVGSKTTMRLFYPESAHFNPKTENNPDTLLVLVPFKPMDFQWMEAILNDKKRVRKGFWKQPPLIWDANPEQVRILNPYYMEVTAAKLLNLPMKQPRKVKQKPTTGLLAITLALHFCDLVHIAGFGYPDSANKKQTIHYYEQITLKSMAASEHNVSHEAVAIKRMLELGLVKNLTYF encoded by the exons ATGCTCAGGGTGGTTttgggctggcacgggctgcggcTCCTCTCCAGGATGTGTTTCGCTGTATGCCCGAGGCCACCAAGCTGCAGCGCCAGCATCACCGGCAGACGCTGCTCCCGGCTGGTCCGGCTCCGCCGTGCCACAGATCGGTGCAGGACGGGGACCAGTGAGCCGCTGGGAAG GGGAAGAGAGGACGGCCTCGCGGATCCCGCcgagctcctgcctgctctgcctggacCGAGAGGACAGACC GAGCAGGAggttttggaggaagaaaaaagtcgTCCCGTTTTCCCGGCCGGCATTTGTGTGAGCATTAAGCTTGTGGCATCCCCCTTTCCTGGGGCTGGGATGGTTGAGTTGAAGGCGTTGGAGGTTCCCCAA GTGACCAGCGGCAGCCGCGATGAGAGCTCCGGCCCTCGCCTGATGCCTCTCCTGCTGATAAAAATGCTCAACAAGTCTC GAGGGAAGATACTCGGGGTGCTGGCGCTGTTTCTGGTGATGGTTTGGTACTCGATCTACCGGGAAGACAG cttttatttccccgtgcaagaaaacaaaacgaCTTGTCCCCTCGGGGAGGTGGAAAAGAAAGCGTCGCAGCTCATTGGGAA CTACACGAGGGACCACCCGCTCTTCTTGCAGCTGAAGGATTACTTCTGGGTGAAGACGCCGTCGCTCTACGAGCTGCCCTACGGCACAAAGGGGAGCG AAGACGTCCTCCTGCGCTTGCTGTCTATCACCCACTACTCCCTGCCCGAGAGCATCCAGAG CCTGAAGTGCCGGAGGTGCGCGGTGGTGGGCAACGGCCACCGGCTCCGCAACAGCTCCATGGGGGAGACCATCAACACGTACGATGTTGTGATCAG GTTGAACAACGCCCCGGTCCACGGTTATGAGCAGGACGTGGGTTCCAAGACCACCATGCGCCTCTTCTACCCGGAGTCGGCCCACTTCAACCCCAAGACGGAGAACAACCCCGACAccttgctggtgctggtgccctTCAAGCCCATGGACTTCCAGTGGATGGAGGCCATCCTCAACGACAAGAAGAGG GTTCGGAAAGGGTTTTGGAAGCAGCCCCCATTGATCTGGGATGCTAACCCGGAGCAAGTGCGCATCCTCAACCCTTACTACATGGAAGTAACTGCTGCTAAACTGCTCAACCTCCCCATGAAGCAACCACGGAAGGTCAAACAG AAGCCCACAACGGGGTTGCTGGCCATCACCTTGGCGCTGCACTTCTGTGACCTGGTGCACATCGCGGGCTTTGGCTACCCCGACTCGGCCAACAAGAAGCAGACCATTCACTACTACGAACAGATCACGCTCAAGTCCATGGCG GCGTCGGAGCACAACGTCTCACACGAGGCAGTGGCCATCAAGCGGATGCTGGAGCTGGGTCTCGTCAAGAACCTCACCTACTTCTGA
- the ST3GAL4 gene encoding CMP-N-acetylneuraminate-beta-galactosamide-alpha-2,3-sialyltransferase 4 isoform X7, producing the protein MVELKALEVPQVTSGSRDESSGPRLMPLLLIKMLNKSRGKILGVLALFLVMVWYSIYREDRYTQLFYFPVQENKTTCPLGEVEKKASQLIGNYTRDHPLFLQLKDYFWVKTPSLYELPYGTKGSEDVLLRLLSITHYSLPESIQSLKCRRCAVVGNGHRLRNSSMGETINTYDVVIRLNNAPVHGYEQDVGSKTTMRLFYPESAHFNPKTENNPDTLLVLVPFKPMDFQWMEAILNDKKRVRKGFWKQPPLIWDANPEQVRILNPYYMEVTAAKLLNLPMKQPRKVKQKPTTGLLAITLALHFCDLVHIAGFGYPDSANKKQTIHYYEQITLKSMAASEHNVSHEAVAIKRMLELGLVKNLTYF; encoded by the exons ATGGTTGAGTTGAAGGCGTTGGAGGTTCCCCAA GTGACCAGCGGCAGCCGCGATGAGAGCTCCGGCCCTCGCCTGATGCCTCTCCTGCTGATAAAAATGCTCAACAAGTCTC GAGGGAAGATACTCGGGGTGCTGGCGCTGTTTCTGGTGATGGTTTGGTACTCGATCTACCGGGAAGACAGGTACACACAGCT cttttatttccccgtgcaagaaaacaaaacgaCTTGTCCCCTCGGGGAGGTGGAAAAGAAAGCGTCGCAGCTCATTGGGAA CTACACGAGGGACCACCCGCTCTTCTTGCAGCTGAAGGATTACTTCTGGGTGAAGACGCCGTCGCTCTACGAGCTGCCCTACGGCACAAAGGGGAGCG AAGACGTCCTCCTGCGCTTGCTGTCTATCACCCACTACTCCCTGCCCGAGAGCATCCAGAG CCTGAAGTGCCGGAGGTGCGCGGTGGTGGGCAACGGCCACCGGCTCCGCAACAGCTCCATGGGGGAGACCATCAACACGTACGATGTTGTGATCAG GTTGAACAACGCCCCGGTCCACGGTTATGAGCAGGACGTGGGTTCCAAGACCACCATGCGCCTCTTCTACCCGGAGTCGGCCCACTTCAACCCCAAGACGGAGAACAACCCCGACAccttgctggtgctggtgccctTCAAGCCCATGGACTTCCAGTGGATGGAGGCCATCCTCAACGACAAGAAGAGG GTTCGGAAAGGGTTTTGGAAGCAGCCCCCATTGATCTGGGATGCTAACCCGGAGCAAGTGCGCATCCTCAACCCTTACTACATGGAAGTAACTGCTGCTAAACTGCTCAACCTCCCCATGAAGCAACCACGGAAGGTCAAACAG AAGCCCACAACGGGGTTGCTGGCCATCACCTTGGCGCTGCACTTCTGTGACCTGGTGCACATCGCGGGCTTTGGCTACCCCGACTCGGCCAACAAGAAGCAGACCATTCACTACTACGAACAGATCACGCTCAAGTCCATGGCG GCGTCGGAGCACAACGTCTCACACGAGGCAGTGGCCATCAAGCGGATGCTGGAGCTGGGTCTCGTCAAGAACCTCACCTACTTCTGA
- the ST3GAL4 gene encoding CMP-N-acetylneuraminate-beta-galactosamide-alpha-2,3-sialyltransferase 4 isoform X4: protein MLRVVLGWHGLRLLSRMCFAVCPRPPSCSASITGRRCSRLVRLRRATDRCRTGTSEPLGRGREDGLADPAELLPALPGPRGQTVTSGSRDESSGPRLMPLLLIKMLNKSRGKILGVLALFLVMVWYSIYREDRYTQLFYFPVQENKTTCPLGEVEKKASQLIGNYTRDHPLFLQLKDYFWVKTPSLYELPYGTKGSEDVLLRLLSITHYSLPESIQSLKCRRCAVVGNGHRLRNSSMGETINTYDVVIRLNNAPVHGYEQDVGSKTTMRLFYPESAHFNPKTENNPDTLLVLVPFKPMDFQWMEAILNDKKRVRKGFWKQPPLIWDANPEQVRILNPYYMEVTAAKLLNLPMKQPRKVKQKPTTGLLAITLALHFCDLVHIAGFGYPDSANKKQTIHYYEQITLKSMAASEHNVSHEAVAIKRMLELGLVKNLTYF from the exons ATGCTCAGGGTGGTTttgggctggcacgggctgcggcTCCTCTCCAGGATGTGTTTCGCTGTATGCCCGAGGCCACCAAGCTGCAGCGCCAGCATCACCGGCAGACGCTGCTCCCGGCTGGTCCGGCTCCGCCGTGCCACAGATCGGTGCAGGACGGGGACCAGTGAGCCGCTGGGAAG GGGAAGAGAGGACGGCCTCGCGGATCCCGCcgagctcctgcctgctctgcctggacCGAGAGGACAGACC GTGACCAGCGGCAGCCGCGATGAGAGCTCCGGCCCTCGCCTGATGCCTCTCCTGCTGATAAAAATGCTCAACAAGTCTC GAGGGAAGATACTCGGGGTGCTGGCGCTGTTTCTGGTGATGGTTTGGTACTCGATCTACCGGGAAGACAGGTACACACAGCT cttttatttccccgtgcaagaaaacaaaacgaCTTGTCCCCTCGGGGAGGTGGAAAAGAAAGCGTCGCAGCTCATTGGGAA CTACACGAGGGACCACCCGCTCTTCTTGCAGCTGAAGGATTACTTCTGGGTGAAGACGCCGTCGCTCTACGAGCTGCCCTACGGCACAAAGGGGAGCG AAGACGTCCTCCTGCGCTTGCTGTCTATCACCCACTACTCCCTGCCCGAGAGCATCCAGAG CCTGAAGTGCCGGAGGTGCGCGGTGGTGGGCAACGGCCACCGGCTCCGCAACAGCTCCATGGGGGAGACCATCAACACGTACGATGTTGTGATCAG GTTGAACAACGCCCCGGTCCACGGTTATGAGCAGGACGTGGGTTCCAAGACCACCATGCGCCTCTTCTACCCGGAGTCGGCCCACTTCAACCCCAAGACGGAGAACAACCCCGACAccttgctggtgctggtgccctTCAAGCCCATGGACTTCCAGTGGATGGAGGCCATCCTCAACGACAAGAAGAGG GTTCGGAAAGGGTTTTGGAAGCAGCCCCCATTGATCTGGGATGCTAACCCGGAGCAAGTGCGCATCCTCAACCCTTACTACATGGAAGTAACTGCTGCTAAACTGCTCAACCTCCCCATGAAGCAACCACGGAAGGTCAAACAG AAGCCCACAACGGGGTTGCTGGCCATCACCTTGGCGCTGCACTTCTGTGACCTGGTGCACATCGCGGGCTTTGGCTACCCCGACTCGGCCAACAAGAAGCAGACCATTCACTACTACGAACAGATCACGCTCAAGTCCATGGCG GCGTCGGAGCACAACGTCTCACACGAGGCAGTGGCCATCAAGCGGATGCTGGAGCTGGGTCTCGTCAAGAACCTCACCTACTTCTGA
- the ST3GAL4 gene encoding CMP-N-acetylneuraminate-beta-galactosamide-alpha-2,3-sialyltransferase 4 isoform X5, whose amino-acid sequence MDGRLPCFRGREDGLADPAELLPALPGPRGQTEQEVLEEEKSRPVFPAGICVSIKLVASPFPGAGMVELKALEVPQVTSGSRDESSGPRLMPLLLIKMLNKSRGKILGVLALFLVMVWYSIYREDRYTQLFYFPVQENKTTCPLGEVEKKASQLIGNYTRDHPLFLQLKDYFWVKTPSLYELPYGTKGSEDVLLRLLSITHYSLPESIQSLKCRRCAVVGNGHRLRNSSMGETINTYDVVIRLNNAPVHGYEQDVGSKTTMRLFYPESAHFNPKTENNPDTLLVLVPFKPMDFQWMEAILNDKKRVRKGFWKQPPLIWDANPEQVRILNPYYMEVTAAKLLNLPMKQPRKVKQKPTTGLLAITLALHFCDLVHIAGFGYPDSANKKQTIHYYEQITLKSMAASEHNVSHEAVAIKRMLELGLVKNLTYF is encoded by the exons atggacggacggCTGCCTTGCTTCAG GGGAAGAGAGGACGGCCTCGCGGATCCCGCcgagctcctgcctgctctgcctggacCGAGAGGACAGACC GAGCAGGAggttttggaggaagaaaaaagtcgTCCCGTTTTCCCGGCCGGCATTTGTGTGAGCATTAAGCTTGTGGCATCCCCCTTTCCTGGGGCTGGGATGGTTGAGTTGAAGGCGTTGGAGGTTCCCCAA GTGACCAGCGGCAGCCGCGATGAGAGCTCCGGCCCTCGCCTGATGCCTCTCCTGCTGATAAAAATGCTCAACAAGTCTC GAGGGAAGATACTCGGGGTGCTGGCGCTGTTTCTGGTGATGGTTTGGTACTCGATCTACCGGGAAGACAGGTACACACAGCT cttttatttccccgtgcaagaaaacaaaacgaCTTGTCCCCTCGGGGAGGTGGAAAAGAAAGCGTCGCAGCTCATTGGGAA CTACACGAGGGACCACCCGCTCTTCTTGCAGCTGAAGGATTACTTCTGGGTGAAGACGCCGTCGCTCTACGAGCTGCCCTACGGCACAAAGGGGAGCG AAGACGTCCTCCTGCGCTTGCTGTCTATCACCCACTACTCCCTGCCCGAGAGCATCCAGAG CCTGAAGTGCCGGAGGTGCGCGGTGGTGGGCAACGGCCACCGGCTCCGCAACAGCTCCATGGGGGAGACCATCAACACGTACGATGTTGTGATCAG GTTGAACAACGCCCCGGTCCACGGTTATGAGCAGGACGTGGGTTCCAAGACCACCATGCGCCTCTTCTACCCGGAGTCGGCCCACTTCAACCCCAAGACGGAGAACAACCCCGACAccttgctggtgctggtgccctTCAAGCCCATGGACTTCCAGTGGATGGAGGCCATCCTCAACGACAAGAAGAGG GTTCGGAAAGGGTTTTGGAAGCAGCCCCCATTGATCTGGGATGCTAACCCGGAGCAAGTGCGCATCCTCAACCCTTACTACATGGAAGTAACTGCTGCTAAACTGCTCAACCTCCCCATGAAGCAACCACGGAAGGTCAAACAG AAGCCCACAACGGGGTTGCTGGCCATCACCTTGGCGCTGCACTTCTGTGACCTGGTGCACATCGCGGGCTTTGGCTACCCCGACTCGGCCAACAAGAAGCAGACCATTCACTACTACGAACAGATCACGCTCAAGTCCATGGCG GCGTCGGAGCACAACGTCTCACACGAGGCAGTGGCCATCAAGCGGATGCTGGAGCTGGGTCTCGTCAAGAACCTCACCTACTTCTGA
- the ST3GAL4 gene encoding CMP-N-acetylneuraminate-beta-galactosamide-alpha-2,3-sialyltransferase 4 isoform X6 has protein sequence MDGRLPCFRGREDGLADPAELLPALPGPRGQTVTSGSRDESSGPRLMPLLLIKMLNKSRGKILGVLALFLVMVWYSIYREDRYTQLFYFPVQENKTTCPLGEVEKKASQLIGNYTRDHPLFLQLKDYFWVKTPSLYELPYGTKGSEDVLLRLLSITHYSLPESIQSLKCRRCAVVGNGHRLRNSSMGETINTYDVVIRLNNAPVHGYEQDVGSKTTMRLFYPESAHFNPKTENNPDTLLVLVPFKPMDFQWMEAILNDKKRVRKGFWKQPPLIWDANPEQVRILNPYYMEVTAAKLLNLPMKQPRKVKQKPTTGLLAITLALHFCDLVHIAGFGYPDSANKKQTIHYYEQITLKSMAASEHNVSHEAVAIKRMLELGLVKNLTYF, from the exons atggacggacggCTGCCTTGCTTCAG GGGAAGAGAGGACGGCCTCGCGGATCCCGCcgagctcctgcctgctctgcctggacCGAGAGGACAGACC GTGACCAGCGGCAGCCGCGATGAGAGCTCCGGCCCTCGCCTGATGCCTCTCCTGCTGATAAAAATGCTCAACAAGTCTC GAGGGAAGATACTCGGGGTGCTGGCGCTGTTTCTGGTGATGGTTTGGTACTCGATCTACCGGGAAGACAGGTACACACAGCT cttttatttccccgtgcaagaaaacaaaacgaCTTGTCCCCTCGGGGAGGTGGAAAAGAAAGCGTCGCAGCTCATTGGGAA CTACACGAGGGACCACCCGCTCTTCTTGCAGCTGAAGGATTACTTCTGGGTGAAGACGCCGTCGCTCTACGAGCTGCCCTACGGCACAAAGGGGAGCG AAGACGTCCTCCTGCGCTTGCTGTCTATCACCCACTACTCCCTGCCCGAGAGCATCCAGAG CCTGAAGTGCCGGAGGTGCGCGGTGGTGGGCAACGGCCACCGGCTCCGCAACAGCTCCATGGGGGAGACCATCAACACGTACGATGTTGTGATCAG GTTGAACAACGCCCCGGTCCACGGTTATGAGCAGGACGTGGGTTCCAAGACCACCATGCGCCTCTTCTACCCGGAGTCGGCCCACTTCAACCCCAAGACGGAGAACAACCCCGACAccttgctggtgctggtgccctTCAAGCCCATGGACTTCCAGTGGATGGAGGCCATCCTCAACGACAAGAAGAGG GTTCGGAAAGGGTTTTGGAAGCAGCCCCCATTGATCTGGGATGCTAACCCGGAGCAAGTGCGCATCCTCAACCCTTACTACATGGAAGTAACTGCTGCTAAACTGCTCAACCTCCCCATGAAGCAACCACGGAAGGTCAAACAG AAGCCCACAACGGGGTTGCTGGCCATCACCTTGGCGCTGCACTTCTGTGACCTGGTGCACATCGCGGGCTTTGGCTACCCCGACTCGGCCAACAAGAAGCAGACCATTCACTACTACGAACAGATCACGCTCAAGTCCATGGCG GCGTCGGAGCACAACGTCTCACACGAGGCAGTGGCCATCAAGCGGATGCTGGAGCTGGGTCTCGTCAAGAACCTCACCTACTTCTGA